A genomic region of Cannabis sativa cultivar Pink pepper isolate KNU-18-1 chromosome 1, ASM2916894v1, whole genome shotgun sequence contains the following coding sequences:
- the LOC115707637 gene encoding G-type lectin S-receptor-like serine/threonine-protein kinase At1g61480 isoform X4, protein MSMLNIFLLSFFWFQSQYCYAIYNITSSQALSQTQTLLSSNQTFELGFFNPNNSANQYVGIWYKDISPRTVVWVANREKPLKVADSASASLTIGSNGNLELLSGKNKSVIWSTYIPVRSNGSIVELSDNGNLVLKDEKTGENLWQSFQHLGDTFLPGATLGYNLKTGANYVLTSWKSDNDPSPGNFTLGISKQLPPQVYLWINGKLPYWRSGPWDKSKFVGVPDMDTSYQSFFILEQDFEKETAFLHFNLLDQSLVTKAFVSSQGLLRLFLHNKYNVSGSWYPTWEGGTSRCDVYGTCGEFGVCTKSQSPICKCLKGFVPKSDQEWRGCKRRTDLLCGKNNISQSSNGRESDGFYKMSMIKLPDLYTFVNIINANNCYKWCMNNCSCVAYAFVNGIGCLVWSEDLIDIQGFSNGGEDLFIRLAQADLVGGHKSRKTVIILAFISGSALLVIVAIAFIFKRWRTNHRTGIAESQLQNLKSAKQQDPSELCIFELDTVLAATNHFNITNKLGQGGFGSVYKGKLQDGKEIAIKRLSSSSGQGIEELKNEMILISKLQHRNLVKLLGCCIEGEEKLLIYEFMPNRSLDTFLFDRSRSVQLNWATRFNIIHGIARGLVYLHRDSCLRVIHRDLKVSNILLDEKMNPKISDFGLARIFEETIDLVNTQRVVGTL, encoded by the exons ATGTCGATGTTGAATATATTTCTGCTATCCTTCTTCTGGTTTCAATCTCAATATTGCTATGCAATTTATAACATAACTTCATCCCAAGCCTTATCTCAAACACAAACTCTACTCTCATCCAACCAGACTTTTGAGTTAGGTTTCTTTAATCCAAATAATTCTGCAAATCAGTATGTGGGCATTTGGTATAAGGATATTTCACCCCGCACTGTTGTCTGGGTCGCCAACAGAGAGAAACCGCTAAAAGTTGCAGATTCTGCTTCGGCAAGTCTCACGATTGGCAGTAACGGAAATCTGGAGCTTCTGAGTGGTAAGAACAAGTCTGTTATCTGGTCAACTTATATTCCTGTCCGATCAAATGGTTCAATTGTAGAGCTTTCAGATAATGGTAACTTGGTTTTGAAAGATGAAAAAACAGGAGAAAACTTATGGCAGAGCTTTCAACACTTAGGGGACACATTCTTACCTGGAGCAACGTTAGGTTACAATCTCAAAACTGGAGCTAATTATGTGTTGACCTCTTGGAAGAGTGACAATGATCCATCACCAGGGAATTTCACACTTGGAATCTCGAAACAGTTACCCCCGCAAGTTTACCTTTGGATCAATGGAAAATTGCCTTACTGGAGAAGTGGACCATGGGACAAATCCAAGTTTGTAGGAGTACCAGATATGGATACATCATACCAAAGTTTTTTTATTCTTGAACAAGACTTTGAGAAGGAAACAGCATTTCTACATTTCAATTTGTTGGACCAATCCTTGGTCACAAAAGCGTTTGTTTCATCTCAAGGTCTTCTAAGATTGTTCTTGCATAACAAATACAATGTTAGTGGCTCTTGGTATCCTACCTGGGAGGGAGGAACAAGTCGATGCGACGTATATGGAACTTGCGGAGAGTTTGGGGTATGCACAAAATCTCAATCTCCAATTTGCAAGTGCTTAAAAGGGTTTGTACCAAAATCAGACCAAGAGTGGAGAGGGTGCAAGAGGAGAACCGACTTACTTTGTGGGAAAAACAACATTAGCCAATCTTCAAATGGAAGAGAATCAGATGGATTTTACAAGATGAGTATGATAAAGCTTCCAGACTTGTATACATTTGTGAACATTATTAATGCCAACAATTGCTACAAATGGTGCATGAATAATTGTTCTTGCGTAGCTTATGCTTTTGTAAATGGAATAGGGTGTTTGGTTTGGTCAGAAGATCTTATTGACATTCAGGGCTTTTCCAATGGTGGGGAAGATCTGTTTATTCGCCTCGCACAAGCTGATCTTG TGGGAGGACACAAATCCAGGAAGACTGTCATCATCCTCGCATTTATTTCTGGTAGTGCTCTTCTCGTAATCGTTGCTATTGCTTTCATATTTAAAAGATGGAGAACGAACCATAGAA CTGGAATAGCAGAGTCTCAACTACAGAATCTCAAAAGTGCCAAACAACAAGATCCATCGGAGTTATGTATTTTTGAATTGGATACTGTTTTAGCTGCTACAAACCATTTCAACATCACAAATAAACTCGGACAAGGAGGGTTTGGCTCTGTTTACAAG GGAAAATTACAAGATGGAAAGGAAATAGCAATCAAAAGATTGTCTAGTAGCTCGGGACAAGGCATAGAAGAGCTTAAGAATGAGATGATTTTGATCTCTAAACTTCAGCACAGAAATCTTGTGAAGCTCTTAGGTTGCTGCATTGAAGGAGAAGAAAAGTTACTAATTTATGAGTTTATGCCCAACAGAAGCTTGGATACTTTTCTATTCG ATCGAAGTAGAAGTGTACAGCTCAATTGGGCTACACGGTTCAACATAATTCATGGAATTGCAAGAGGTCTTGTATATCTTCATCGTGATTCATGTTTAAGAGTGATACATCGAGATTTGAAAGTAAGCAATATTCTATTAGATGAAAAGATGAACCCAAAAATATCAGACTTCGGATTGGCACGAATTTTCGAAGAGACAATAGATCTAGTAAACACTCAAAGGGTAGTCGGAACATTGTAA
- the LOC115707637 gene encoding G-type lectin S-receptor-like serine/threonine-protein kinase At1g61480 isoform X3, which translates to MSMLNIFLLSFFWFQSQYCYAIYNITSSQALSQTQTLLSSNQTFELGFFNPNNSANQYVGIWYKDISPRTVVWVANREKPLKVADSASASLTIGSNGNLELLSGKNKSVIWSTYIPVRSNGSIVELSDNGNLVLKDEKTGENLWQSFQHLGDTFLPGATLGYNLKTGANYVLTSWKSDNDPSPGNFTLGISKQLPPQVYLWINGKLPYWRSGPWDKSKFVGVPDMDTSYQSFFILEQDFEKETAFLHFNLLDQSLVTKAFVSSQGLLRLFLHNKYNVSGSWYPTWEGGTSRCDVYGTCGEFGVCTKSQSPICKCLKGFVPKSDQEWRGCKRRTDLLCGKNNISQSSNGRESDGFYKMSMIKLPDLYTFVNIINANNCYKWCMNNCSCVAYAFVNGIGCLVWSEDLIDIQGFSNGGEDLFIRLAQADLVGGHKSRKTVIILAFISGSALLVIVAIAFIFKRWRTNHRKSQLQNLKSAKQQDPSELCIFELDTVLAATNHFNITNKLGQGGFGSVYKGKLQDGKEIAIKRLSSSSGQGIEELKNEMILISKLQHRNLVKLLGCCIEGEEKLLIYEFMPNRSLDTFLFDRSRSVQLNWATRFNIIHGIARGLVYLHRDSCLRVIHRDLKVSNILLDEKMNPKISDFGLARIFEETIDLVNTQRVVGTLGYMSPEYAMGGIFSEKSDVFSFGMMVLEIISGKKNSSFHYYEKELSLVDYAWQLWNESRGLDLVDDALAKSYSAAEAMRCIHIGLLCVQYHASDRPTMVDVVSMLIKETHLPQPKQSFFTCQRQPQAGTSSVNEVTLSLFEGR; encoded by the exons ATGTCGATGTTGAATATATTTCTGCTATCCTTCTTCTGGTTTCAATCTCAATATTGCTATGCAATTTATAACATAACTTCATCCCAAGCCTTATCTCAAACACAAACTCTACTCTCATCCAACCAGACTTTTGAGTTAGGTTTCTTTAATCCAAATAATTCTGCAAATCAGTATGTGGGCATTTGGTATAAGGATATTTCACCCCGCACTGTTGTCTGGGTCGCCAACAGAGAGAAACCGCTAAAAGTTGCAGATTCTGCTTCGGCAAGTCTCACGATTGGCAGTAACGGAAATCTGGAGCTTCTGAGTGGTAAGAACAAGTCTGTTATCTGGTCAACTTATATTCCTGTCCGATCAAATGGTTCAATTGTAGAGCTTTCAGATAATGGTAACTTGGTTTTGAAAGATGAAAAAACAGGAGAAAACTTATGGCAGAGCTTTCAACACTTAGGGGACACATTCTTACCTGGAGCAACGTTAGGTTACAATCTCAAAACTGGAGCTAATTATGTGTTGACCTCTTGGAAGAGTGACAATGATCCATCACCAGGGAATTTCACACTTGGAATCTCGAAACAGTTACCCCCGCAAGTTTACCTTTGGATCAATGGAAAATTGCCTTACTGGAGAAGTGGACCATGGGACAAATCCAAGTTTGTAGGAGTACCAGATATGGATACATCATACCAAAGTTTTTTTATTCTTGAACAAGACTTTGAGAAGGAAACAGCATTTCTACATTTCAATTTGTTGGACCAATCCTTGGTCACAAAAGCGTTTGTTTCATCTCAAGGTCTTCTAAGATTGTTCTTGCATAACAAATACAATGTTAGTGGCTCTTGGTATCCTACCTGGGAGGGAGGAACAAGTCGATGCGACGTATATGGAACTTGCGGAGAGTTTGGGGTATGCACAAAATCTCAATCTCCAATTTGCAAGTGCTTAAAAGGGTTTGTACCAAAATCAGACCAAGAGTGGAGAGGGTGCAAGAGGAGAACCGACTTACTTTGTGGGAAAAACAACATTAGCCAATCTTCAAATGGAAGAGAATCAGATGGATTTTACAAGATGAGTATGATAAAGCTTCCAGACTTGTATACATTTGTGAACATTATTAATGCCAACAATTGCTACAAATGGTGCATGAATAATTGTTCTTGCGTAGCTTATGCTTTTGTAAATGGAATAGGGTGTTTGGTTTGGTCAGAAGATCTTATTGACATTCAGGGCTTTTCCAATGGTGGGGAAGATCTGTTTATTCGCCTCGCACAAGCTGATCTTG TGGGAGGACACAAATCCAGGAAGACTGTCATCATCCTCGCATTTATTTCTGGTAGTGCTCTTCTCGTAATCGTTGCTATTGCTTTCATATTTAAAAGATGGAGAACGAACCATAGAA AGTCTCAACTACAGAATCTCAAAAGTGCCAAACAACAAGATCCATCGGAGTTATGTATTTTTGAATTGGATACTGTTTTAGCTGCTACAAACCATTTCAACATCACAAATAAACTCGGACAAGGAGGGTTTGGCTCTGTTTACAAG GGAAAATTACAAGATGGAAAGGAAATAGCAATCAAAAGATTGTCTAGTAGCTCGGGACAAGGCATAGAAGAGCTTAAGAATGAGATGATTTTGATCTCTAAACTTCAGCACAGAAATCTTGTGAAGCTCTTAGGTTGCTGCATTGAAGGAGAAGAAAAGTTACTAATTTATGAGTTTATGCCCAACAGAAGCTTGGATACTTTTCTATTCG ATCGAAGTAGAAGTGTACAGCTCAATTGGGCTACACGGTTCAACATAATTCATGGAATTGCAAGAGGTCTTGTATATCTTCATCGTGATTCATGTTTAAGAGTGATACATCGAGATTTGAAAGTAAGCAATATTCTATTAGATGAAAAGATGAACCCAAAAATATCAGACTTCGGATTGGCACGAATTTTCGAAGAGACAATAGATCTAGTAAACACTCAAAGGGTAGTCGGAACATT AGGCTACATGTCTCCAGAATATGCCATGGGTGGAATATTTTCTGAAAAGTCTGACGTATTTAGCTTTGGAATGATGGTATTAGAGATAATCAGTGGGAAGAAAAACTCTAGCTTCCACTATTATGAGAAAGAGCTAAGTCTTGTTGATTAT gCTTGGCAACTGTGGAATGAAAGCAGAGGATTAGATTTGGTTGATGATGCATTGGCCAAGTCATACTCTGCAGCAGAAGCCATGAGGTGCATACATATTGGTCTTTTATGTGTACAATATCATGCAAGTGATAGACCAACAATGGTGGATGTGGTTTCCATGTTGATCAAAGAAACACATCTTCCTCAACCCAAACAATCCTTCTTTACTTGCCAACGTCAACCACAAGCCGGAACTAGTTCCGTGAATGAAGTCACATTATCATTGTTTGAAGGGCGATAA
- the LOC115707637 gene encoding G-type lectin S-receptor-like serine/threonine-protein kinase At1g61480 isoform X1: MSMLNIFLLSFFWFQSQYCYAIYNITSSQALSQTQTLLSSNQTFELGFFNPNNSANQYVGIWYKDISPRTVVWVANREKPLKVADSASASLTIGSNGNLELLSGKNKSVIWSTYIPVRSNGSIVELSDNGNLVLKDEKTGENLWQSFQHLGDTFLPGATLGYNLKTGANYVLTSWKSDNDPSPGNFTLGISKQLPPQVYLWINGKLPYWRSGPWDKSKFVGVPDMDTSYQSFFILEQDFEKETAFLHFNLLDQSLVTKAFVSSQGLLRLFLHNKYNVSGSWYPTWEGGTSRCDVYGTCGEFGVCTKSQSPICKCLKGFVPKSDQEWRGCKRRTDLLCGKNNISQSSNGRESDGFYKMSMIKLPDLYTFVNIINANNCYKWCMNNCSCVAYAFVNGIGCLVWSEDLIDIQGFSNGGEDLFIRLAQADLVGGHKSRKTVIILAFISGSALLVIVAIAFIFKRWRTNHRTGIAESQLQNLKSAKQQDPSELCIFELDTVLAATNHFNITNKLGQGGFGSVYKGKLQDGKEIAIKRLSSSSGQGIEELKNEMILISKLQHRNLVKLLGCCIEGEEKLLIYEFMPNRSLDTFLFDRSRSVQLNWATRFNIIHGIARGLVYLHRDSCLRVIHRDLKVSNILLDEKMNPKISDFGLARIFEETIDLVNTQRVVGTLGYMSPEYAMGGIFSEKSDVFSFGMMVLEIISGKKNSSFHYYEKELSLVDYAWQLWNESRGLDLVDDALAKSYSAAEAMRCIHIGLLCVQYHASDRPTMVDVVSMLIKETHLPQPKQSFFTCQRQPQAGTSSVNEVTLSLFEGR; the protein is encoded by the exons ATGTCGATGTTGAATATATTTCTGCTATCCTTCTTCTGGTTTCAATCTCAATATTGCTATGCAATTTATAACATAACTTCATCCCAAGCCTTATCTCAAACACAAACTCTACTCTCATCCAACCAGACTTTTGAGTTAGGTTTCTTTAATCCAAATAATTCTGCAAATCAGTATGTGGGCATTTGGTATAAGGATATTTCACCCCGCACTGTTGTCTGGGTCGCCAACAGAGAGAAACCGCTAAAAGTTGCAGATTCTGCTTCGGCAAGTCTCACGATTGGCAGTAACGGAAATCTGGAGCTTCTGAGTGGTAAGAACAAGTCTGTTATCTGGTCAACTTATATTCCTGTCCGATCAAATGGTTCAATTGTAGAGCTTTCAGATAATGGTAACTTGGTTTTGAAAGATGAAAAAACAGGAGAAAACTTATGGCAGAGCTTTCAACACTTAGGGGACACATTCTTACCTGGAGCAACGTTAGGTTACAATCTCAAAACTGGAGCTAATTATGTGTTGACCTCTTGGAAGAGTGACAATGATCCATCACCAGGGAATTTCACACTTGGAATCTCGAAACAGTTACCCCCGCAAGTTTACCTTTGGATCAATGGAAAATTGCCTTACTGGAGAAGTGGACCATGGGACAAATCCAAGTTTGTAGGAGTACCAGATATGGATACATCATACCAAAGTTTTTTTATTCTTGAACAAGACTTTGAGAAGGAAACAGCATTTCTACATTTCAATTTGTTGGACCAATCCTTGGTCACAAAAGCGTTTGTTTCATCTCAAGGTCTTCTAAGATTGTTCTTGCATAACAAATACAATGTTAGTGGCTCTTGGTATCCTACCTGGGAGGGAGGAACAAGTCGATGCGACGTATATGGAACTTGCGGAGAGTTTGGGGTATGCACAAAATCTCAATCTCCAATTTGCAAGTGCTTAAAAGGGTTTGTACCAAAATCAGACCAAGAGTGGAGAGGGTGCAAGAGGAGAACCGACTTACTTTGTGGGAAAAACAACATTAGCCAATCTTCAAATGGAAGAGAATCAGATGGATTTTACAAGATGAGTATGATAAAGCTTCCAGACTTGTATACATTTGTGAACATTATTAATGCCAACAATTGCTACAAATGGTGCATGAATAATTGTTCTTGCGTAGCTTATGCTTTTGTAAATGGAATAGGGTGTTTGGTTTGGTCAGAAGATCTTATTGACATTCAGGGCTTTTCCAATGGTGGGGAAGATCTGTTTATTCGCCTCGCACAAGCTGATCTTG TGGGAGGACACAAATCCAGGAAGACTGTCATCATCCTCGCATTTATTTCTGGTAGTGCTCTTCTCGTAATCGTTGCTATTGCTTTCATATTTAAAAGATGGAGAACGAACCATAGAA CTGGAATAGCAGAGTCTCAACTACAGAATCTCAAAAGTGCCAAACAACAAGATCCATCGGAGTTATGTATTTTTGAATTGGATACTGTTTTAGCTGCTACAAACCATTTCAACATCACAAATAAACTCGGACAAGGAGGGTTTGGCTCTGTTTACAAG GGAAAATTACAAGATGGAAAGGAAATAGCAATCAAAAGATTGTCTAGTAGCTCGGGACAAGGCATAGAAGAGCTTAAGAATGAGATGATTTTGATCTCTAAACTTCAGCACAGAAATCTTGTGAAGCTCTTAGGTTGCTGCATTGAAGGAGAAGAAAAGTTACTAATTTATGAGTTTATGCCCAACAGAAGCTTGGATACTTTTCTATTCG ATCGAAGTAGAAGTGTACAGCTCAATTGGGCTACACGGTTCAACATAATTCATGGAATTGCAAGAGGTCTTGTATATCTTCATCGTGATTCATGTTTAAGAGTGATACATCGAGATTTGAAAGTAAGCAATATTCTATTAGATGAAAAGATGAACCCAAAAATATCAGACTTCGGATTGGCACGAATTTTCGAAGAGACAATAGATCTAGTAAACACTCAAAGGGTAGTCGGAACATT AGGCTACATGTCTCCAGAATATGCCATGGGTGGAATATTTTCTGAAAAGTCTGACGTATTTAGCTTTGGAATGATGGTATTAGAGATAATCAGTGGGAAGAAAAACTCTAGCTTCCACTATTATGAGAAAGAGCTAAGTCTTGTTGATTAT gCTTGGCAACTGTGGAATGAAAGCAGAGGATTAGATTTGGTTGATGATGCATTGGCCAAGTCATACTCTGCAGCAGAAGCCATGAGGTGCATACATATTGGTCTTTTATGTGTACAATATCATGCAAGTGATAGACCAACAATGGTGGATGTGGTTTCCATGTTGATCAAAGAAACACATCTTCCTCAACCCAAACAATCCTTCTTTACTTGCCAACGTCAACCACAAGCCGGAACTAGTTCCGTGAATGAAGTCACATTATCATTGTTTGAAGGGCGATAA
- the LOC115707637 gene encoding G-type lectin S-receptor-like serine/threonine-protein kinase At1g61480 isoform X2 — translation MSMLNIFLLSFFWFQSQYCYAIYNITSSQALSQTQTLLSSNQTFELGFFNPNNSANQYVGIWYKDISPRTVVWVANREKPLKVADSASASLTIGSNGNLELLSGKNKSVIWSTYIPVRSNGSIVELSDNGNLVLKDEKTGENLWQSFQHLGDTFLPGATLGYNLKTGANYVLTSWKSDNDPSPGNFTLGISKQLPPQVYLWINGKLPYWRSGPWDKSKFVGVPDMDTSYQSFFILEQDFEKETAFLHFNLLDQSLVTKAFVSSQGLLRLFLHNKYNVSGSWYPTWEGGTSRCDVYGTCGEFGVCTKSQSPICKCLKGFVPKSDQEWRGCKRRTDLLCGKNNISQSSNGRESDGFYKMSMIKLPDLYTFVNIINANNCYKWCMNNCSCVAYAFVNGIGCLVWSEDLIDIQGFSNGGEDLFIRLAQADLVGGHKSRKTVIILAFISGSALLVIVAIAFIFKRWRTNHRTESQLQNLKSAKQQDPSELCIFELDTVLAATNHFNITNKLGQGGFGSVYKGKLQDGKEIAIKRLSSSSGQGIEELKNEMILISKLQHRNLVKLLGCCIEGEEKLLIYEFMPNRSLDTFLFDRSRSVQLNWATRFNIIHGIARGLVYLHRDSCLRVIHRDLKVSNILLDEKMNPKISDFGLARIFEETIDLVNTQRVVGTLGYMSPEYAMGGIFSEKSDVFSFGMMVLEIISGKKNSSFHYYEKELSLVDYAWQLWNESRGLDLVDDALAKSYSAAEAMRCIHIGLLCVQYHASDRPTMVDVVSMLIKETHLPQPKQSFFTCQRQPQAGTSSVNEVTLSLFEGR, via the exons ATGTCGATGTTGAATATATTTCTGCTATCCTTCTTCTGGTTTCAATCTCAATATTGCTATGCAATTTATAACATAACTTCATCCCAAGCCTTATCTCAAACACAAACTCTACTCTCATCCAACCAGACTTTTGAGTTAGGTTTCTTTAATCCAAATAATTCTGCAAATCAGTATGTGGGCATTTGGTATAAGGATATTTCACCCCGCACTGTTGTCTGGGTCGCCAACAGAGAGAAACCGCTAAAAGTTGCAGATTCTGCTTCGGCAAGTCTCACGATTGGCAGTAACGGAAATCTGGAGCTTCTGAGTGGTAAGAACAAGTCTGTTATCTGGTCAACTTATATTCCTGTCCGATCAAATGGTTCAATTGTAGAGCTTTCAGATAATGGTAACTTGGTTTTGAAAGATGAAAAAACAGGAGAAAACTTATGGCAGAGCTTTCAACACTTAGGGGACACATTCTTACCTGGAGCAACGTTAGGTTACAATCTCAAAACTGGAGCTAATTATGTGTTGACCTCTTGGAAGAGTGACAATGATCCATCACCAGGGAATTTCACACTTGGAATCTCGAAACAGTTACCCCCGCAAGTTTACCTTTGGATCAATGGAAAATTGCCTTACTGGAGAAGTGGACCATGGGACAAATCCAAGTTTGTAGGAGTACCAGATATGGATACATCATACCAAAGTTTTTTTATTCTTGAACAAGACTTTGAGAAGGAAACAGCATTTCTACATTTCAATTTGTTGGACCAATCCTTGGTCACAAAAGCGTTTGTTTCATCTCAAGGTCTTCTAAGATTGTTCTTGCATAACAAATACAATGTTAGTGGCTCTTGGTATCCTACCTGGGAGGGAGGAACAAGTCGATGCGACGTATATGGAACTTGCGGAGAGTTTGGGGTATGCACAAAATCTCAATCTCCAATTTGCAAGTGCTTAAAAGGGTTTGTACCAAAATCAGACCAAGAGTGGAGAGGGTGCAAGAGGAGAACCGACTTACTTTGTGGGAAAAACAACATTAGCCAATCTTCAAATGGAAGAGAATCAGATGGATTTTACAAGATGAGTATGATAAAGCTTCCAGACTTGTATACATTTGTGAACATTATTAATGCCAACAATTGCTACAAATGGTGCATGAATAATTGTTCTTGCGTAGCTTATGCTTTTGTAAATGGAATAGGGTGTTTGGTTTGGTCAGAAGATCTTATTGACATTCAGGGCTTTTCCAATGGTGGGGAAGATCTGTTTATTCGCCTCGCACAAGCTGATCTTG TGGGAGGACACAAATCCAGGAAGACTGTCATCATCCTCGCATTTATTTCTGGTAGTGCTCTTCTCGTAATCGTTGCTATTGCTTTCATATTTAAAAGATGGAGAACGAACCATAGAA CAGAGTCTCAACTACAGAATCTCAAAAGTGCCAAACAACAAGATCCATCGGAGTTATGTATTTTTGAATTGGATACTGTTTTAGCTGCTACAAACCATTTCAACATCACAAATAAACTCGGACAAGGAGGGTTTGGCTCTGTTTACAAG GGAAAATTACAAGATGGAAAGGAAATAGCAATCAAAAGATTGTCTAGTAGCTCGGGACAAGGCATAGAAGAGCTTAAGAATGAGATGATTTTGATCTCTAAACTTCAGCACAGAAATCTTGTGAAGCTCTTAGGTTGCTGCATTGAAGGAGAAGAAAAGTTACTAATTTATGAGTTTATGCCCAACAGAAGCTTGGATACTTTTCTATTCG ATCGAAGTAGAAGTGTACAGCTCAATTGGGCTACACGGTTCAACATAATTCATGGAATTGCAAGAGGTCTTGTATATCTTCATCGTGATTCATGTTTAAGAGTGATACATCGAGATTTGAAAGTAAGCAATATTCTATTAGATGAAAAGATGAACCCAAAAATATCAGACTTCGGATTGGCACGAATTTTCGAAGAGACAATAGATCTAGTAAACACTCAAAGGGTAGTCGGAACATT AGGCTACATGTCTCCAGAATATGCCATGGGTGGAATATTTTCTGAAAAGTCTGACGTATTTAGCTTTGGAATGATGGTATTAGAGATAATCAGTGGGAAGAAAAACTCTAGCTTCCACTATTATGAGAAAGAGCTAAGTCTTGTTGATTAT gCTTGGCAACTGTGGAATGAAAGCAGAGGATTAGATTTGGTTGATGATGCATTGGCCAAGTCATACTCTGCAGCAGAAGCCATGAGGTGCATACATATTGGTCTTTTATGTGTACAATATCATGCAAGTGATAGACCAACAATGGTGGATGTGGTTTCCATGTTGATCAAAGAAACACATCTTCCTCAACCCAAACAATCCTTCTTTACTTGCCAACGTCAACCACAAGCCGGAACTAGTTCCGTGAATGAAGTCACATTATCATTGTTTGAAGGGCGATAA